A single genomic interval of Lathyrus oleraceus cultivar Zhongwan6 chromosome 7, CAAS_Psat_ZW6_1.0, whole genome shotgun sequence harbors:
- the LOC127102976 gene encoding uncharacterized protein LOC127102976 — protein sequence MSTPITLLPPPPPTEVTQQAYTTHSDHGSIGPVIAVLTVITILGIISAMIGRLCSGRRVMGYGEYDIESWIETKCSSCVGSRVDPPPPPPPSSPPPVNEPDAAEDSQEIREDQQSQQESRQSSVGHSSS from the coding sequence ATGTCCACACCAATTACACTCCTGCCACCACCACCACCCACAGAAGTAACCCAACAGGCATACACAACCCATTCTGATCACGGGTCAATTGGACCCGTCATTGCTGTTCTTACCGTCATCACTATTCTGGGTATCATTTCCGCTATGATTGGTAGGCTTTGTTCGGGTCGTCGGGTCATGGGTTATGGCGAATACGACATTGAATCATGGATTGAAACCAAATGTTCTTCATGTGTTGGCAGCAGAGTAGACCCTCCTCCTCCACCACCACCATCATCGCCTCCGCCGGTGAATGAACCCGACGCTGCTGAGGATTCTCAGGAGATAAGAGAAGATCAACAGTCTCAACAAGAATCAAGGCAAAGCTCAGTTGGTCATAGTAGTAGTTAA